The following are encoded in a window of Apteryx mantelli isolate bAptMan1 chromosome 17, bAptMan1.hap1, whole genome shotgun sequence genomic DNA:
- the CCDC62 gene encoding coiled-coil domain-containing protein 62 isoform X4, with translation MNSSLPPPASPQKLSPSFENSTIQKQRHELQLLIAELKDRDKELNDMVAVHQRQLLAWEDDRQRILTLAERCNLLENELHKRNEIIKTLTKRLKLLESQQNDSKTTLEHTQQKFKELSQKTTDTTLHCQVLEEKNQNLNCSVLELSAKIGQLQAREQELLTMLKLKDKDILEATDHITEFTSKFKQLESALRAAKSEEFSINKEKQDFKLRLKELLLETNKLKDDLCEKMKENNEQREEIMQLKQENGYLKNELALSAEKANRKDQLLQFAKSKQVRTDTELSSLRQIYVKQQRDLQFLHFNLESSQELRQKHEKKTHEMSIGMAFPAPESNSETGTVRSEGTVCEEGGTARVQKCRLKTIPEVCEVENGLLLNASDLEKTISANLNRCQKVVKGLAVLMEEEEKQDVASSSDEPDSKAFCDTNNVRPLRDGEISENGLESGEHQTFESSLPVCEHWPNFKSCVDSQSTLIQDTILSDKTDNEDKIWEERNEILCSQKSRETLSTTHKPESDSCSNNFIIKKAAWWKPISDLEWMKIFKPIKGSGNTWHRKTCNSLKTAQERKCASLKSEENADLNSFHLDSPCCLTSTQKGDRPQRYEKFSDADFPLEISNLSVIQPTKRCCNPTVDQEACSRTSKLQHLLAESRQMVADLELSTLLHASPRCSPNSSGVNTTTELAEALCRTPLPAAEESEAKLPFFSL, from the exons ATGAATTCATCACTGCCGCCTCCTGCTTCACCCCAG AAACTTAGCCCCAGCTTTGAGAACAGCACCATTCAGAAACAGAGGCATGAACTCCAGCTTTTAATTGCAGAACTGAAAGATCGTGACAAGGAACTCAATGACATGGTTGCAGTGCACCAGAGACAGCTTCTAGCCTGGGAAGATGATCGGCAACGAATACTGACTTTAGCAGAACGGTGCAACTTACTGGAAA atgagcTGCACAAGAGAAATGAAATTATAAAAACACTAACCAAAAGGTTAAAGCTTTTAGAATCTCAGCAGAATGACAGTAAGACAACACTTGAACATACACAACAGAAGTTTAAAGAGCTATCTCAAAAAACAACAGACACAACTCTTCACTGTCAAGTTCTGGAG gagaaaaatcaaaatctCAACTGCTCCGTGTTGGAACTGTCTGCTAAAATAGGCCAGCTGCAAGCTAGAGAGCAGGAGCTTCTTACTATGCTCAAGTTGAAG gACAAGGATATACTTGAAGCAACTGATCACATTACTGAATTTACATCTAAATTCAAACAGTTGGAGAGTGCATTGCGTGCAGCTAAGTCAGAGGAATTCAGTATcaacaaagaaaagcaagacttTAAACTGAGACTGAAGGAACTACTGCTTGAAACAAATAAGCTGAAAG atgacCTCTgtgaaaagatgaaagaaaataatgagcAGCGGGAAGAAATCATGCAGCTCAAACAAGAGAATGGCTACTTGAAGAATGAGCTTGCACTTAGTG CTGAGAAAGCAAATAGAAAGGATCAACTTCTTCAGTTTGCCAAATCTAAACAAGTACGGACTGACACAGAACTATCAAGTTTGCGGCAG ATCTATGTAAAACAGCAACGTGACTTGCAATTTCTTCATTTCAATTTGGAGAGTTCGCAGGAATTAAGGCAAAAGCATGAAAAGAAGACACATGAAATGAG CATCGGTATGGCATTCCCTGCCCCTGAAAGTAACAGTGAAACAGGCACGGTTAGGAGTGAGGGCACCGTATGTGAGGAAGGTGGAACTGCACGAGTTCAGAAGTGTAGGCTAAAAACCATCCCTGAGGTGTGCGAAGTAGAGAACGGACTGTTACTGAATGCATCAGACTTGGAGAAAACTATCTCAGCAAACTTAAATCGGTGTCAAAAAGTTGTGAAAGGCTTGGCTGTCCTtatggaagaagaggaaaagcaggaTGTTGCATCAAGCTCCGATGAGCCAGACAGCAAAGCATTTTGCGATACAAACAACGTAAGACCTCTGAGAGATGGGGAAATTTCCGAGAATGGATTGGAAAGTGGAGAGCATCAAACCTTTGAGTCATCTTTACCTGTATGTGAGCATTGGCCCAACTTTAAATCTTGTGTAGATTCACAAAGTACTTTGATCCAGGACACTATCTTATCTGACAAAACTGATAATGAAGATAAAATCTgggaagagagaaatgaaattttATGCAGCCAAAAAAGCAGAGAGACTCTTAGTACAACTCACAAGCCTGAATCTGATTCCTGTAGTAATAACTTCATCATAAAAAAAGCTGCATGGTGGAAGCCCATATCGGATCTGGAATGGATGAAGATTTTCAAACCCATAAAAGGAAGTGGAAATACATGGCACAGAAAAACTTGCAACTCTCTCAAGACTGCACAAGAGAGAAAGTGTGCCAGCCTGAAAAG TGAAGAAAATGCAGATCTGAATTCTTTTCACTTGGATTCTCCCTGTTGTTTGACATCCACCCAAAAAGGAGACAGGCCTCAAAGATATGAAAAATTCTCTGATGCAGACTTCCCTCTGGAGATCAGTAACCTTTCAGTGATTCAGCCAACCAAAAGATGCTGCAATCCTACCGTTGACCAA GAAGCCTGTTCCCGCACAAGTAAGCTGCAGCATTTGCTGGCCGAGTCTCGACAGATGGTTGCTGATCTGGAGCTTAGCACTCTCCTCCACGCAAGCCCTCGCTGCAGTCCAAACAGCAGCGGTGTTAATACG ACAACAGAACTTGCAGAGGCTCTTTGCAGAACGCCGTTACCAGCTGCAGAAGAAAGCGAGGCTAAGCTGCCATTCTTTTCTCTATGA
- the CCDC62 gene encoding coiled-coil domain-containing protein 62 isoform X2, translated as MNSSLPPPASPQKLSPSFENSTIQKQRHELQLLIAELKDRDKELNDMVAVHQRQLLAWEDDRQRILTLAERCNLLENELHKRNEIIKTLTKRLKLLESQQNDSKTTLEHTQQKFKELSQKTTDTTLHCQVLEEKNQNLNCSVLELSAKIGQLQAREQELLTMLKLKDKDILEATDHITEFTSKFKQLESALRAAKSEEFSINKEKQDFKLRLKELLLETNKLKDDLCEKMKENNEQREEIMQLKQENGYLKNELALSAEKANRKDQLLQFAKSKQVRTDTELSSLRQIYVKQQRDLQFLHFNLESSQELRQKHEKKTHEMSIGMAFPAPESNSETGTVRSEGTVCEEGGTARVQKCRLKTIPEVCEVENGLLLNASDLEKTISANLNRCQKVVKGLAVLMEEEEKQDVASSSDEPDSKAFCDTNNVRPLRDGEISENGLESGEHQTFESSLPVCEHWPNFKSCVDSQSTLIQDTILSDKTDNEDKIWEERNEILCSQKSRETLSTTHKPESDSCSNNFIIKKAAWWKPISDLEWMKIFKPIKGSGNTWHRKTCNSLKTAQERKCASLKRLCTRYI; from the exons ATGAATTCATCACTGCCGCCTCCTGCTTCACCCCAG AAACTTAGCCCCAGCTTTGAGAACAGCACCATTCAGAAACAGAGGCATGAACTCCAGCTTTTAATTGCAGAACTGAAAGATCGTGACAAGGAACTCAATGACATGGTTGCAGTGCACCAGAGACAGCTTCTAGCCTGGGAAGATGATCGGCAACGAATACTGACTTTAGCAGAACGGTGCAACTTACTGGAAA atgagcTGCACAAGAGAAATGAAATTATAAAAACACTAACCAAAAGGTTAAAGCTTTTAGAATCTCAGCAGAATGACAGTAAGACAACACTTGAACATACACAACAGAAGTTTAAAGAGCTATCTCAAAAAACAACAGACACAACTCTTCACTGTCAAGTTCTGGAG gagaaaaatcaaaatctCAACTGCTCCGTGTTGGAACTGTCTGCTAAAATAGGCCAGCTGCAAGCTAGAGAGCAGGAGCTTCTTACTATGCTCAAGTTGAAG gACAAGGATATACTTGAAGCAACTGATCACATTACTGAATTTACATCTAAATTCAAACAGTTGGAGAGTGCATTGCGTGCAGCTAAGTCAGAGGAATTCAGTATcaacaaagaaaagcaagacttTAAACTGAGACTGAAGGAACTACTGCTTGAAACAAATAAGCTGAAAG atgacCTCTgtgaaaagatgaaagaaaataatgagcAGCGGGAAGAAATCATGCAGCTCAAACAAGAGAATGGCTACTTGAAGAATGAGCTTGCACTTAGTG CTGAGAAAGCAAATAGAAAGGATCAACTTCTTCAGTTTGCCAAATCTAAACAAGTACGGACTGACACAGAACTATCAAGTTTGCGGCAG ATCTATGTAAAACAGCAACGTGACTTGCAATTTCTTCATTTCAATTTGGAGAGTTCGCAGGAATTAAGGCAAAAGCATGAAAAGAAGACACATGAAATGAG CATCGGTATGGCATTCCCTGCCCCTGAAAGTAACAGTGAAACAGGCACGGTTAGGAGTGAGGGCACCGTATGTGAGGAAGGTGGAACTGCACGAGTTCAGAAGTGTAGGCTAAAAACCATCCCTGAGGTGTGCGAAGTAGAGAACGGACTGTTACTGAATGCATCAGACTTGGAGAAAACTATCTCAGCAAACTTAAATCGGTGTCAAAAAGTTGTGAAAGGCTTGGCTGTCCTtatggaagaagaggaaaagcaggaTGTTGCATCAAGCTCCGATGAGCCAGACAGCAAAGCATTTTGCGATACAAACAACGTAAGACCTCTGAGAGATGGGGAAATTTCCGAGAATGGATTGGAAAGTGGAGAGCATCAAACCTTTGAGTCATCTTTACCTGTATGTGAGCATTGGCCCAACTTTAAATCTTGTGTAGATTCACAAAGTACTTTGATCCAGGACACTATCTTATCTGACAAAACTGATAATGAAGATAAAATCTgggaagagagaaatgaaattttATGCAGCCAAAAAAGCAGAGAGACTCTTAGTACAACTCACAAGCCTGAATCTGATTCCTGTAGTAATAACTTCATCATAAAAAAAGCTGCATGGTGGAAGCCCATATCGGATCTGGAATGGATGAAGATTTTCAAACCCATAAAAGGAAGTGGAAATACATGGCACAGAAAAACTTGCAACTCTCTCAAGACTGCACAAGAGAGAAAGTGTGCCAGCCTGAAAAGGTTATGTACTCGTTACATTTAA
- the CCDC62 gene encoding coiled-coil domain-containing protein 62 isoform X1 produces MNSSLPPPASPQKLSPSFENSTIQKQRHELQLLIAELKDRDKELNDMVAVHQRQLLAWEDDRQRILTLAERCNLLENELHKRNEIIKTLTKRLKLLESQQNDSKTTLEHTQQKFKELSQKTTDTTLHCQVLEEKNQNLNCSVLELSAKIGQLQAREQELLTMLKLKDKDILEATDHITEFTSKFKQLESALRAAKSEEFSINKEKQDFKLRLKELLLETNKLKDDLCEKMKENNEQREEIMQLKQENGYLKNELALSAEKANRKDQLLQFAKSKQVRTDTELSSLRQQIYVKQQRDLQFLHFNLESSQELRQKHEKKTHEMSIGMAFPAPESNSETGTVRSEGTVCEEGGTARVQKCRLKTIPEVCEVENGLLLNASDLEKTISANLNRCQKVVKGLAVLMEEEEKQDVASSSDEPDSKAFCDTNNVRPLRDGEISENGLESGEHQTFESSLPVCEHWPNFKSCVDSQSTLIQDTILSDKTDNEDKIWEERNEILCSQKSRETLSTTHKPESDSCSNNFIIKKAAWWKPISDLEWMKIFKPIKGSGNTWHRKTCNSLKTAQERKCASLKRLCTRYI; encoded by the exons ATGAATTCATCACTGCCGCCTCCTGCTTCACCCCAG AAACTTAGCCCCAGCTTTGAGAACAGCACCATTCAGAAACAGAGGCATGAACTCCAGCTTTTAATTGCAGAACTGAAAGATCGTGACAAGGAACTCAATGACATGGTTGCAGTGCACCAGAGACAGCTTCTAGCCTGGGAAGATGATCGGCAACGAATACTGACTTTAGCAGAACGGTGCAACTTACTGGAAA atgagcTGCACAAGAGAAATGAAATTATAAAAACACTAACCAAAAGGTTAAAGCTTTTAGAATCTCAGCAGAATGACAGTAAGACAACACTTGAACATACACAACAGAAGTTTAAAGAGCTATCTCAAAAAACAACAGACACAACTCTTCACTGTCAAGTTCTGGAG gagaaaaatcaaaatctCAACTGCTCCGTGTTGGAACTGTCTGCTAAAATAGGCCAGCTGCAAGCTAGAGAGCAGGAGCTTCTTACTATGCTCAAGTTGAAG gACAAGGATATACTTGAAGCAACTGATCACATTACTGAATTTACATCTAAATTCAAACAGTTGGAGAGTGCATTGCGTGCAGCTAAGTCAGAGGAATTCAGTATcaacaaagaaaagcaagacttTAAACTGAGACTGAAGGAACTACTGCTTGAAACAAATAAGCTGAAAG atgacCTCTgtgaaaagatgaaagaaaataatgagcAGCGGGAAGAAATCATGCAGCTCAAACAAGAGAATGGCTACTTGAAGAATGAGCTTGCACTTAGTG CTGAGAAAGCAAATAGAAAGGATCAACTTCTTCAGTTTGCCAAATCTAAACAAGTACGGACTGACACAGAACTATCAAGTTTGCGGCAG CAGATCTATGTAAAACAGCAACGTGACTTGCAATTTCTTCATTTCAATTTGGAGAGTTCGCAGGAATTAAGGCAAAAGCATGAAAAGAAGACACATGAAATGAG CATCGGTATGGCATTCCCTGCCCCTGAAAGTAACAGTGAAACAGGCACGGTTAGGAGTGAGGGCACCGTATGTGAGGAAGGTGGAACTGCACGAGTTCAGAAGTGTAGGCTAAAAACCATCCCTGAGGTGTGCGAAGTAGAGAACGGACTGTTACTGAATGCATCAGACTTGGAGAAAACTATCTCAGCAAACTTAAATCGGTGTCAAAAAGTTGTGAAAGGCTTGGCTGTCCTtatggaagaagaggaaaagcaggaTGTTGCATCAAGCTCCGATGAGCCAGACAGCAAAGCATTTTGCGATACAAACAACGTAAGACCTCTGAGAGATGGGGAAATTTCCGAGAATGGATTGGAAAGTGGAGAGCATCAAACCTTTGAGTCATCTTTACCTGTATGTGAGCATTGGCCCAACTTTAAATCTTGTGTAGATTCACAAAGTACTTTGATCCAGGACACTATCTTATCTGACAAAACTGATAATGAAGATAAAATCTgggaagagagaaatgaaattttATGCAGCCAAAAAAGCAGAGAGACTCTTAGTACAACTCACAAGCCTGAATCTGATTCCTGTAGTAATAACTTCATCATAAAAAAAGCTGCATGGTGGAAGCCCATATCGGATCTGGAATGGATGAAGATTTTCAAACCCATAAAAGGAAGTGGAAATACATGGCACAGAAAAACTTGCAACTCTCTCAAGACTGCACAAGAGAGAAAGTGTGCCAGCCTGAAAAGGTTATGTACTCGTTACATTTAA
- the CCDC62 gene encoding coiled-coil domain-containing protein 62 isoform X3: MLQVANIYEYPPARGGSLTPDPYEFITAASCFTPELKDRDKELNDMVAVHQRQLLAWEDDRQRILTLAERCNLLENELHKRNEIIKTLTKRLKLLESQQNDSKTTLEHTQQKFKELSQKTTDTTLHCQVLEEKNQNLNCSVLELSAKIGQLQAREQELLTMLKLKDKDILEATDHITEFTSKFKQLESALRAAKSEEFSINKEKQDFKLRLKELLLETNKLKDDLCEKMKENNEQREEIMQLKQENGYLKNELALSAEKANRKDQLLQFAKSKQVRTDTELSSLRQQIYVKQQRDLQFLHFNLESSQELRQKHEKKTHEMSIGMAFPAPESNSETGTVRSEGTVCEEGGTARVQKCRLKTIPEVCEVENGLLLNASDLEKTISANLNRCQKVVKGLAVLMEEEEKQDVASSSDEPDSKAFCDTNNVRPLRDGEISENGLESGEHQTFESSLPVCEHWPNFKSCVDSQSTLIQDTILSDKTDNEDKIWEERNEILCSQKSRETLSTTHKPESDSCSNNFIIKKAAWWKPISDLEWMKIFKPIKGSGNTWHRKTCNSLKTAQERKCASLKRLCTRYI, encoded by the exons ATGTTACAGGTCGCAAATATTTATGAGTATCCACCAGCGCGTGGTGGAAGTCTGACCCCCGACCCCTATGAATTCATCACTGCCGCCTCCTGCTTCACCCCAG AACTGAAAGATCGTGACAAGGAACTCAATGACATGGTTGCAGTGCACCAGAGACAGCTTCTAGCCTGGGAAGATGATCGGCAACGAATACTGACTTTAGCAGAACGGTGCAACTTACTGGAAA atgagcTGCACAAGAGAAATGAAATTATAAAAACACTAACCAAAAGGTTAAAGCTTTTAGAATCTCAGCAGAATGACAGTAAGACAACACTTGAACATACACAACAGAAGTTTAAAGAGCTATCTCAAAAAACAACAGACACAACTCTTCACTGTCAAGTTCTGGAG gagaaaaatcaaaatctCAACTGCTCCGTGTTGGAACTGTCTGCTAAAATAGGCCAGCTGCAAGCTAGAGAGCAGGAGCTTCTTACTATGCTCAAGTTGAAG gACAAGGATATACTTGAAGCAACTGATCACATTACTGAATTTACATCTAAATTCAAACAGTTGGAGAGTGCATTGCGTGCAGCTAAGTCAGAGGAATTCAGTATcaacaaagaaaagcaagacttTAAACTGAGACTGAAGGAACTACTGCTTGAAACAAATAAGCTGAAAG atgacCTCTgtgaaaagatgaaagaaaataatgagcAGCGGGAAGAAATCATGCAGCTCAAACAAGAGAATGGCTACTTGAAGAATGAGCTTGCACTTAGTG CTGAGAAAGCAAATAGAAAGGATCAACTTCTTCAGTTTGCCAAATCTAAACAAGTACGGACTGACACAGAACTATCAAGTTTGCGGCAG CAGATCTATGTAAAACAGCAACGTGACTTGCAATTTCTTCATTTCAATTTGGAGAGTTCGCAGGAATTAAGGCAAAAGCATGAAAAGAAGACACATGAAATGAG CATCGGTATGGCATTCCCTGCCCCTGAAAGTAACAGTGAAACAGGCACGGTTAGGAGTGAGGGCACCGTATGTGAGGAAGGTGGAACTGCACGAGTTCAGAAGTGTAGGCTAAAAACCATCCCTGAGGTGTGCGAAGTAGAGAACGGACTGTTACTGAATGCATCAGACTTGGAGAAAACTATCTCAGCAAACTTAAATCGGTGTCAAAAAGTTGTGAAAGGCTTGGCTGTCCTtatggaagaagaggaaaagcaggaTGTTGCATCAAGCTCCGATGAGCCAGACAGCAAAGCATTTTGCGATACAAACAACGTAAGACCTCTGAGAGATGGGGAAATTTCCGAGAATGGATTGGAAAGTGGAGAGCATCAAACCTTTGAGTCATCTTTACCTGTATGTGAGCATTGGCCCAACTTTAAATCTTGTGTAGATTCACAAAGTACTTTGATCCAGGACACTATCTTATCTGACAAAACTGATAATGAAGATAAAATCTgggaagagagaaatgaaattttATGCAGCCAAAAAAGCAGAGAGACTCTTAGTACAACTCACAAGCCTGAATCTGATTCCTGTAGTAATAACTTCATCATAAAAAAAGCTGCATGGTGGAAGCCCATATCGGATCTGGAATGGATGAAGATTTTCAAACCCATAAAAGGAAGTGGAAATACATGGCACAGAAAAACTTGCAACTCTCTCAAGACTGCACAAGAGAGAAAGTGTGCCAGCCTGAAAAGGTTATGTACTCGTTACATTTAA